The window TGGTGGAGAACCAGTTGCTCAATCGCCTGCGCTATCTGCTCGGCGTGCGCCTGGGTGGCGGCGATTGCACCTTGGCCGCCTGTGCCCGCGAGCTCGGCCTGTCGGTGGGCATGCTGCAGCGCGCCCTGGCGGCGCAGGGTTACAGCCTGCGTCAGGTGCGCGAGGCGGTGCGCCGCGATCGGGCGACCGAGTTGCTGCGCGGCGGCGGCTCGATTCGCGAGGTGGCGCGCGCCTGCGGCTTCGCCGAGCTGTCGCCGTTCTACCGGGCGTTCCGGCGCTGGCACGGCGAGACGCCGGAGCAGCATCGCCTGCGCGTGCGCGAGGCGTAACAGGGCCGCGCCCGGGGCGGGCGCGGCGTGGCGGCTTATTCGACCAGCGGGACTTCGCGGGTGTTGGCCAGCAGGCTGATGGCGTCGAGCTGATCCTCGATCTGCAGCCAGCGCAGCGAGCGCTTCGACGAGACTTCCTTGGCCACGCGCTGGGCGTACTTCTCCTTCAGCTCCTGACGGTCTTCCTGCAGGTCGAGCAGCTGCTCCTGCAGCTTGGCCGCGGTGGCATCGTCGATGGAGTTGGCGTTGTAGGCCTTGGCGTAATCGAGCAACAGGGCGATGGCGCCCTTGCTCAGCTTGTCGGCCTCGGTGC is drawn from Pseudomonas cavernae and contains these coding sequences:
- a CDS encoding transcriptional regulator, which translates into the protein MFKASALALLVSTALPLFAVAGDAASTQQIMKEYKSSIQNQIADIDYKRKQIVEAAMVLDAKEGEAFWPVYNSYRTEADKLSKGAIALLLDYAKAYNANSIDDATAAKLQEQLLDLQEDRQELKEKYAQRVAKEVSSKRSLRWLQIEDQLDAISLLANTREVPLVE